From a single Cyclobacterium marinum DSM 745 genomic region:
- a CDS encoding SusD/RagB family nutrient-binding outer membrane lipoprotein yields the protein MKNILVIGLLLIGLASCQDLEEMNINPNLPTETHPQLLLTNIEWDAFRDSRGTSPLYALKMLVQTDGENTNQYYKWDRGSYGSYGTLRNVTKMMEEGERIGEPTYVALGKFFRSYYFYNLTLTFGDIPYASALLGESDQDYQPAYDDQESVFEGILMELEEANDLLAANNTIIAGDIIYDGDVNSWRKLINAFRLKVLLTLSEKEGMNDGSEFASIYQNEPLMESVEESGQLVFLDQQGNRYPNFNSSSFSSGMYMDSTFIKRLQDREDPRLFIYSTQTKSAKEAGKEINDFSAYEGGDPAAPYAEVNEKATEGNVSKVNDRYHRDPVNEPYVLLGYSEQQLILAEAATKGWINADAGMLYESGVKASFRFYEMYAENYSSYVGESDAENYLSKPINDFTMAQTEEEQLQLIIMQKYLQSFFQLGWTSYFDHLRTGGYPSFRRPAGVEIPYRWIYPQSEYNYNANNVTDAISRQFGEGNDHINEMTWWLK from the coding sequence ATGAAAAATATATTAGTTATAGGTTTATTGTTGATTGGGCTTGCCTCCTGTCAAGACCTGGAGGAAATGAATATCAACCCTAATTTACCGACAGAAACTCACCCTCAACTTTTATTGACCAATATTGAGTGGGACGCTTTTAGAGATTCGCGGGGAACTTCTCCTTTGTATGCATTGAAAATGCTAGTGCAGACCGATGGAGAAAATACCAACCAATATTATAAGTGGGATAGGGGAAGTTATGGTTCTTACGGTACCTTGAGAAATGTAACGAAAATGATGGAGGAAGGAGAAAGAATTGGAGAACCTACCTATGTGGCCTTGGGTAAGTTTTTTAGATCCTACTACTTCTATAACCTAACATTGACCTTTGGGGATATTCCTTATGCTTCTGCATTATTGGGTGAATCAGACCAAGATTATCAGCCGGCATATGACGATCAAGAGTCTGTCTTCGAAGGAATATTAATGGAGCTGGAGGAAGCAAATGATCTATTAGCTGCCAATAACACCATTATCGCGGGAGATATAATTTATGATGGAGATGTGAACAGCTGGAGGAAGTTAATCAATGCATTTCGTTTGAAGGTTTTGTTGACCTTATCAGAAAAAGAAGGGATGAATGATGGAAGTGAGTTTGCCTCTATTTACCAAAATGAACCATTGATGGAAAGTGTAGAAGAAAGCGGGCAATTGGTCTTTTTGGATCAACAGGGAAACCGTTATCCAAACTTTAATTCAAGTAGTTTTAGTTCAGGTATGTATATGGATTCCACCTTTATCAAAAGGCTTCAAGATCGTGAAGATCCTAGGTTGTTTATTTACAGTACCCAAACCAAATCAGCGAAAGAAGCGGGGAAAGAAATAAATGACTTTTCAGCTTATGAAGGAGGAGATCCGGCAGCTCCCTATGCCGAGGTAAATGAAAAAGCCACAGAAGGAAATGTTTCCAAGGTTAATGACCGCTACCATCGAGATCCTGTTAATGAGCCCTATGTGCTTTTAGGCTATTCAGAACAGCAACTAATTTTGGCAGAAGCAGCCACTAAGGGATGGATCAATGCTGATGCAGGCATGTTGTACGAATCAGGAGTAAAGGCTTCTTTTAGGTTTTATGAAATGTATGCCGAAAACTATTCTTCTTATGTTGGAGAAAGTGATGCGGAAAATTACTTATCTAAACCTATCAATGATTTCACAATGGCCCAAACTGAGGAAGAGCAATTGCAACTGATCATCATGCAAAAATACCTACAATCCTTTTTCCAATTGGGCTGGACTTCTTATTTCGATCACTTAAGAACAGGTGGTTACCCTTCCTTCAGAAGGCCTGCAGGTGTGGAAATCCCTTACCGATGGATTTATCCACAATCAGAATACAATTACAACGCCAATAATGTAACTGATGCCATCAGCAGACAATTTGGTGAAGGTAATGACCATATTAATGAGATGACTTGGTGGCTAAAATAA
- a CDS encoding SusC/RagA family TonB-linked outer membrane protein, whose translation MRKKPLPLILKMTRYVMLGFLLQLVFFNALLAERIEAKKINEVFVSISFHKGKLVDVFKEIEEQSEFHFTVHENDAFLHELISIHHKKISVEDALLQISEETGLAFQQINNNISVRLHRNNERKNNTAEAQIDIKGQIISGTDNLPLPGVAVKVKGTLQGTVSDFDGNYSIRADENATLQFSFIGFTTLEEAVNGRSIIDVVLEEDQQNLDEVVVTAIGIKQQKKKLGYATQEVNTEVLGEARTMNLGNALSGQVAGLTVTNPTGIFQSPSFTLRGKTPLIVLDGIPVETNLFDISPEDIESINVLKGGAASALYGARGKNGAILITRKNASKEGLTVTASTSNMVTAGFTVFPETQTEYGNGSNGKYEFWDGADGGISDGDMIWGPKFEPGVMVPQWNSPIRNIQTGETIDWYGNVAGTIYDDKSLYERVPTEWKRHDNLNEFLKTGVVSKNDFSIAYQGAKSRFYFSGNYSYQKGQVPNTALSTGGLNFNSSFDLTDKLTLDATLSYNKVYSPNYPRYGYGPKNHMYTILIWMGDDVNGQDLRDHMYVPGLEGYRQANYNYAWYNNVYFAAYELNQKHNQNTLDGKLKLNYQITPDFNIQGRVSAREYRVFSDMQSPKSYMNYGDSRNGDYKMWNDSRLNLDTDILASYNKTVSDNFAFAVNAGGSIFYRTYQQEYASSDGLIVPGIYSLSNTQGPVQASNYFDEKAIRSTYGSVNFDLWNSIFLNFSGRNDWSSTLPTSTNSYFYPSASLSAMLSEFVQLPQAMDYLKVYSSWSQVSSDLSPYSIYSTYQKGVTYGATPSVYYPSGLVNSSIMPEKSTTFEAGFSTSFAQKRLTFEGTYYRILDENQIIDLSISEASGFGSRKVNGNEYTTQGFEAMVNFSAIAQSDFSWDIGLNWTRYVKKITEIYANNEKYGNLVVGDRADAYYATVWQKSADGQVILDANTGLPTRDPYPTKIGHLNPSWRLGLQNKFKVGDFRIDMDIDGAWGGLIRSLTIEKMWWGGKHPNSVLYRDEEYAAGQPVYVPEGVVVTGGELVRDVNGAIITDTREYTPNTTAVSWQTWSQIYPYRAQVTEEENSLFANVYDRSYFKLRRLSVSYDLMNIMTSEKIKNLDLSIYGYNLAMWKKMPLLDPDYGNDDNLQDPSSRYVGFTLRATF comes from the coding sequence ATGAGAAAAAAACCTTTACCACTAATCCTAAAAATGACAAGGTATGTCATGCTTGGTTTTTTGCTACAATTAGTTTTCTTCAACGCCTTGCTTGCAGAGAGAATTGAAGCTAAAAAAATCAATGAAGTATTTGTAAGTATTTCCTTCCATAAGGGAAAACTGGTTGATGTATTTAAAGAAATTGAAGAACAGTCCGAATTTCATTTCACAGTACATGAAAATGATGCATTCTTACATGAATTGATCTCAATCCATCACAAGAAAATTTCAGTAGAAGACGCCCTTTTGCAAATAAGTGAAGAAACCGGCTTGGCCTTTCAACAGATAAACAACAATATTTCCGTTCGTCTTCATCGCAATAATGAGCGTAAAAACAATACAGCAGAAGCCCAAATAGATATTAAAGGGCAAATCATTTCCGGTACAGACAATTTGCCTTTGCCGGGAGTTGCAGTTAAGGTAAAAGGAACCTTGCAGGGAACAGTTTCTGATTTTGATGGAAATTATAGCATTCGTGCAGATGAAAATGCTACCCTCCAGTTTAGTTTTATTGGATTTACTACTTTAGAAGAAGCAGTAAATGGAAGGTCAATAATTGATGTAGTTTTGGAAGAAGACCAGCAAAACCTTGATGAGGTGGTGGTTACCGCCATTGGTATCAAGCAGCAAAAGAAAAAGCTAGGTTATGCTACGCAAGAAGTAAACACAGAAGTTCTGGGAGAGGCAAGGACCATGAACCTTGGGAATGCACTTTCCGGTCAAGTAGCAGGTTTAACGGTGACCAATCCCACCGGTATTTTCCAGTCACCCTCTTTTACTCTTAGAGGCAAGACGCCTTTGATCGTATTGGATGGTATTCCTGTAGAAACCAATTTATTTGACATTTCACCTGAAGACATTGAAAGTATCAACGTGCTAAAAGGCGGAGCGGCTTCAGCGCTTTATGGTGCCAGAGGAAAAAATGGAGCAATATTAATCACAAGAAAAAATGCTTCAAAGGAAGGGCTTACCGTTACGGCATCTACCAGTAATATGGTAACTGCGGGATTTACAGTATTTCCTGAAACACAAACAGAATACGGAAATGGATCCAATGGCAAGTATGAATTCTGGGATGGAGCTGATGGAGGCATTTCAGATGGTGACATGATTTGGGGTCCCAAATTTGAACCGGGAGTAATGGTTCCACAGTGGAACAGTCCAATAAGAAATATACAAACAGGTGAAACGATTGATTGGTACGGAAATGTAGCAGGTACGATTTATGATGACAAATCTTTGTACGAAAGGGTGCCAACTGAATGGAAAAGGCATGACAACCTAAATGAATTCTTGAAAACCGGAGTTGTTTCGAAAAATGATTTTTCAATTGCTTATCAAGGTGCAAAGTCCAGGTTTTACTTTTCCGGAAATTATTCTTATCAAAAAGGGCAAGTACCCAATACCGCGCTTAGTACAGGAGGTTTGAATTTTAATAGTTCTTTCGACCTTACGGATAAATTAACCTTGGATGCCACTTTAAGTTATAATAAAGTTTATTCTCCCAACTACCCTAGATATGGTTATGGACCTAAAAACCACATGTACACCATTCTAATTTGGATGGGAGACGATGTAAACGGCCAAGATTTGAGAGACCATATGTATGTCCCTGGACTTGAAGGCTATCGTCAAGCCAACTATAATTATGCGTGGTACAACAATGTGTATTTTGCGGCCTATGAATTGAACCAAAAGCACAATCAGAATACCCTAGATGGTAAACTAAAATTAAATTATCAAATTACTCCTGATTTCAATATACAGGGTAGGGTTTCTGCGAGGGAGTACAGGGTTTTTTCAGATATGCAAAGCCCAAAATCATACATGAATTACGGAGACTCAAGAAACGGAGACTATAAAATGTGGAATGACAGCCGTTTGAATCTTGATACGGATATTCTTGCATCATACAATAAAACCGTTAGTGATAATTTTGCCTTTGCTGTGAATGCGGGTGGATCAATATTTTACAGAACCTATCAACAAGAATATGCCTCTTCTGATGGCTTGATTGTACCCGGTATTTATAGTTTAAGTAACACTCAAGGACCTGTACAAGCAAGTAATTACTTTGATGAAAAAGCCATTAGAAGTACCTATGGATCTGTTAATTTTGATTTATGGAATTCAATATTTTTGAATTTCTCCGGTAGAAATGACTGGTCTTCCACCTTACCAACTTCAACCAATTCTTATTTTTATCCATCTGCATCTTTGAGTGCGATGCTGTCAGAATTTGTTCAGTTGCCACAAGCTATGGATTACCTTAAAGTTTACAGTTCCTGGTCTCAGGTTTCTAGTGATTTAAGTCCTTACAGTATTTACTCTACCTATCAAAAAGGAGTGACTTATGGAGCGACTCCTTCTGTTTACTATCCATCAGGATTGGTAAATAGTAGTATCATGCCAGAAAAGTCAACCACATTTGAGGCTGGTTTCTCTACTTCTTTTGCTCAAAAAAGGTTGACATTTGAAGGTACCTATTATAGGATTTTAGATGAAAATCAAATCATTGATTTGAGTATTTCAGAAGCTTCAGGCTTTGGTTCAAGGAAAGTAAATGGTAATGAATACACCACCCAAGGCTTTGAGGCGATGGTCAATTTCAGCGCCATAGCCCAGAGTGACTTTTCATGGGATATAGGGCTTAACTGGACCAGGTATGTGAAAAAAATCACCGAGATCTATGCAAACAATGAGAAATACGGTAATCTGGTCGTAGGAGACAGGGCGGATGCTTATTATGCTACTGTTTGGCAGAAAAGTGCCGATGGCCAAGTGATTTTAGATGCCAATACAGGGTTGCCTACCAGAGATCCTTATCCAACAAAGATTGGACATTTAAATCCTTCGTGGAGATTGGGCCTTCAAAACAAGTTTAAGGTAGGAGATTTTAGAATAGATATGGACATAGACGGTGCTTGGGGAGGACTGATAAGATCCTTAACCATAGAAAAAATGTGGTGGGGTGGCAAACATCCCAATTCTGTATTGTATAGAGATGAAGAATATGCAGCAGGGCAACCGGTGTATGTACCGGAAGGTGTAGTAGTAACCGGTGGAGAACTTGTGAGGGATGTAAATGGAGCCATTATTACTGACACCAGAGAGTACACGCCAAATACCACTGCTGTTAGCTGGCAAACATGGTCACAAATTTACCCATATAGAGCACAAGTTACTGAAGAAGAAAATTCACTTTTCGCCAATGTCTATGATCGTTCTTATTTTAAATTAAGAAGGTTATCAGTGTCTTATGACTTGATGAATATTATGACTTCAGAAAAAATAAAGAATCTAGATCTTTCTATCTACGGTTATAATCTTGCCATGTGGAAAAAGATGCCTTTGTTGGATCCTGACTATGGAAACGATGACAACTTGCAGGATCCTTCTTCAAGATATGTAGGTTTCACGCTACGCGCTACCTTTTAA
- a CDS encoding FecR family protein, with translation MRHKEDKIDGLLAKIVARTASPSEIEEVERWALESKENFETLNAIKKLWQEQPSTPKVRFDEGKIDDIWEKGIVKNSEKSFSYRIFLKYAAVILFVFGFYSTYYYFIAANQEKKEEKVIEYTVLTNPAGKKTKHTLPDGTVVFLNCASNIKFIKAFNSEERKVYLKGEAYFEVANNVNKPFIVESNGIATKALGTIFNISAYPGYETMKVSLFEGKVEVKNPSSEKQPILLLPGKELQVNIQDDSYATATFEPEMVAGWKEGKLVFENENFTEVKVKLERWFGVEILVEGNKPNDWKVSTVYEKESLKNILLDLQYAKRFAYEINDNQVTIQF, from the coding sequence GTGAGACATAAGGAAGATAAAATAGATGGTCTCCTTGCAAAAATAGTGGCCCGTACAGCAAGTCCTTCGGAAATTGAAGAGGTGGAAAGGTGGGCTTTAGAAAGTAAGGAAAATTTTGAAACGTTAAATGCTATTAAAAAATTATGGCAAGAACAACCCTCAACACCGAAAGTGCGCTTTGATGAAGGGAAAATTGATGATATTTGGGAAAAAGGAATAGTAAAAAATAGTGAAAAATCTTTTTCATATAGAATTTTTCTAAAGTACGCAGCAGTTATATTATTTGTTTTTGGTTTTTACAGCACTTATTATTATTTTATTGCTGCAAACCAAGAGAAAAAAGAAGAAAAGGTAATAGAATATACAGTTCTCACCAACCCTGCGGGTAAGAAAACCAAACACACGCTTCCCGATGGTACAGTGGTATTTTTAAATTGTGCTTCTAATATCAAATTTATAAAAGCATTTAATAGTGAAGAGAGAAAGGTTTACCTCAAGGGTGAAGCTTATTTTGAGGTAGCTAACAATGTAAACAAACCATTTATTGTAGAAAGTAATGGAATAGCCACCAAGGCCCTTGGAACAATTTTTAATATTAGCGCCTATCCGGGCTATGAGACGATGAAGGTTTCCCTTTTTGAGGGGAAAGTTGAAGTAAAAAATCCTAGCAGCGAAAAACAACCAATTCTACTACTACCGGGAAAAGAATTACAAGTAAATATTCAAGACGATTCTTATGCAACTGCAACCTTTGAGCCTGAAATGGTAGCGGGTTGGAAAGAGGGGAAACTGGTTTTTGAAAATGAAAATTTTACAGAGGTAAAGGTAAAACTTGAACGGTGGTTTGGGGTAGAAATTTTGGTTGAAGGCAATAAACCAAATGACTGGAAAGTGAGCACTGTCTACGAAAAGGAATCCTTAAAAAATATATTATTGGACTTACAATATGCTAAACGATTCGCCTATGAAATAAATGATAATCAGGTAACAATTCAATTTTAA
- a CDS encoding RNA polymerase sigma-70 factor yields the protein MYSALSNKDLLFQISDRTDKKAFGELYKRYHEKLVSFALYYLPIQEEAEDVVSDMFVNLLKKHVLLKDIDNFDGYVYFSVKNLCLNRIKKNKHIANFFTISPEMDHMGASERSHPLNQLLNNELREFYNELIERLPSKRKLVFKMIKEDSLKIAEVAKLLEVTEKTVKKHLELAIKDLRLGIQGYLEINGKHKKVIEQTRKIEKALV from the coding sequence ATGTACAGTGCTTTGAGCAATAAGGACCTTCTTTTTCAGATATCGGATCGAACCGATAAAAAAGCATTTGGTGAGCTCTATAAAAGGTACCATGAGAAGCTGGTTTCATTTGCTTTGTATTATTTACCTATTCAAGAAGAGGCTGAGGATGTGGTCTCAGATATGTTTGTGAATCTCCTTAAAAAGCATGTTTTATTAAAAGACATCGACAACTTTGATGGATATGTTTATTTTTCTGTAAAAAATCTTTGTCTTAACCGGATAAAGAAGAACAAGCACATAGCAAATTTTTTTACCATTTCACCAGAAATGGATCACATGGGCGCAAGTGAGCGTTCACATCCGCTTAATCAACTTCTGAATAATGAATTAAGAGAGTTTTACAATGAATTGATTGAACGTTTGCCAAGCAAAAGGAAATTGGTGTTTAAAATGATTAAGGAAGATAGCCTTAAGATAGCTGAAGTGGCTAAGCTTTTAGAAGTTACAGAAAAAACGGTTAAAAAGCATTTAGAACTTGCCATCAAGGATTTGAGATTAGGTATTCAAGGCTATCTAGAGATCAATGGTAAGCATAAGAAAGTTATTGAGCAAACGAGAAAAATTGAAAAGGCTTTGGTTTAA
- a CDS encoding phosphatase PAP2 family protein translates to MKRKKTRAKIYFRAYLYTLMMACLFLPFYEKGQFELMVNKYHTPLLDMFFAGITHLGDGAIVLLPILAMLLVKYSFSIFLAWSTLIHMFLVTIGKRVLFHGMPRPAEYLKGFDFYTVPGVPMSHWNTFPSGHTTTVFMLTCALAMLNHKRKRYQLILLFIAILAGFSRVYLMQHFLPDVIAGSALGVASAYGGRWLTIKYFSKKKYRKSLFPKRKKVLGQLMSP, encoded by the coding sequence ATGAAAAGAAAAAAGACACGAGCAAAAATTTATTTTAGAGCCTACCTTTACACTTTAATGATGGCCTGCCTCTTCCTACCTTTTTACGAAAAAGGACAGTTTGAATTAATGGTCAATAAATACCATACTCCTTTACTGGACATGTTCTTTGCTGGGATTACCCATTTAGGTGATGGCGCCATAGTGCTTCTTCCGATCTTAGCCATGCTTTTGGTCAAATACAGTTTTTCAATTTTTTTAGCTTGGTCCACACTTATACATATGTTTCTAGTCACAATAGGTAAAAGGGTTCTTTTCCATGGCATGCCAAGGCCTGCAGAATACTTGAAAGGTTTTGACTTTTATACTGTCCCGGGGGTTCCTATGAGTCATTGGAATACTTTTCCCTCAGGACACACCACAACTGTCTTTATGCTAACATGTGCATTGGCCATGCTCAATCACAAAAGGAAAAGATACCAACTGATACTTTTGTTTATTGCTATTTTAGCCGGTTTCAGCAGGGTATATTTAATGCAACATTTCCTTCCGGATGTGATTGCTGGCTCTGCTCTTGGTGTTGCATCTGCTTATGGAGGACGTTGGCTAACGATTAAGTATTTCTCTAAGAAAAAATACAGGAAAAGTCTTTTCCCAAAGCGGAAAAAAGTACTCGGTCAACTAATGAGTCCATAG
- a CDS encoding ArnT family glycosyltransferase codes for MVGTISGGSVFFVGMNFYEQNWFPYLFIFIGLFVHFLGIEAYSIYILDEAKNAAAAMEMYQNQEWVLPTFNGLPRYDKPPLHYYFFIIGYKIFGINPLGARFFSALAGFVCFVILYFYSYKVFSKRSAFYAGLALLSSIHWLLQFHLAVPDPFLITFLFLTLISYERYVSSDFQTKYYLYTAALFLALATLSKGPVAIVLMGLTVFFYMVLDKRPIGFHIKQVVNFKAFLIYCIIALPWYVLISIQTKGVWLKEFIFHHNLNRFSSAMEGHGGGVLLTLIFVAVGFIPGIAAIIPAIIKVFKSRRPPVIIVLALLFSVVTIVFFMVSGTKLPNYTAPVYPFLSLLVGWYFTNLSPSKFKAPSIFACLLIFIIPLALFLPYIKHVLPEVNDLSFWFFVPSIFGCLGLFLILDKKYEKSWLLGCLGFICFTGLLFYDALPNIDTKNPVFQSKNLWVSNNQLYYFRAFNPAFVFKSKQRIPSIEDPKYAPKAGDLIITTNKNLNKLEEKGIKASKIFEGTDLFEGSVTVIMRVYEEELSIRQ; via the coding sequence TTGGTTGGTACCATTTCAGGAGGCTCTGTTTTCTTTGTAGGTATGAATTTTTATGAGCAAAATTGGTTCCCATACCTATTTATCTTTATTGGCTTGTTTGTTCATTTCCTGGGGATTGAAGCCTATAGTATTTACATTTTGGACGAGGCCAAAAATGCGGCAGCAGCAATGGAAATGTATCAAAACCAAGAATGGGTTTTGCCAACTTTCAATGGCTTACCAAGGTATGACAAACCACCCCTACATTATTATTTTTTTATTATTGGATATAAAATATTTGGAATTAACCCGTTAGGTGCACGTTTTTTTTCTGCCTTAGCAGGATTTGTATGTTTTGTAATTTTGTATTTTTATTCATACAAAGTTTTCAGTAAAAGGTCAGCATTTTATGCAGGTTTAGCCTTGTTGTCTTCTATTCATTGGTTGCTGCAATTTCACTTGGCTGTTCCTGATCCATTTTTAATCACCTTCCTTTTTTTGACACTTATCAGTTATGAAAGGTATGTCAGCTCTGATTTCCAAACCAAATATTACTTATATACAGCAGCATTGTTTTTGGCATTGGCCACTTTAAGTAAGGGGCCTGTGGCCATTGTTTTGATGGGATTGACAGTATTTTTTTATATGGTTTTGGACAAAAGACCAATAGGGTTTCATATAAAGCAAGTGGTAAATTTTAAGGCTTTTCTAATTTATTGTATCATTGCTCTTCCATGGTATGTTCTTATTTCCATCCAAACCAAAGGGGTTTGGCTAAAAGAATTTATCTTTCACCATAACCTTAACAGGTTTTCTTCAGCTATGGAAGGACATGGTGGTGGGGTATTGCTCACGCTCATTTTTGTGGCTGTTGGATTTATTCCGGGGATTGCGGCTATTATACCTGCTATAATTAAAGTCTTTAAGTCACGTAGACCTCCGGTCATAATAGTATTGGCATTACTATTTTCAGTTGTTACCATAGTGTTTTTTATGGTTTCTGGTACCAAACTTCCTAATTATACAGCTCCTGTTTACCCATTTCTTTCTCTTTTGGTGGGTTGGTATTTTACAAACCTTAGCCCTAGCAAATTTAAGGCTCCTTCTATCTTTGCTTGCTTGTTGATATTTATTATTCCTCTGGCTTTATTTTTACCCTATATAAAACATGTTTTACCTGAGGTAAATGATCTGTCATTTTGGTTTTTTGTACCTTCTATTTTTGGCTGCTTAGGCCTTTTCCTGATATTAGATAAAAAATATGAAAAAAGCTGGTTGCTGGGTTGTTTGGGTTTTATCTGTTTTACCGGACTGCTGTTTTATGATGCCTTGCCCAATATTGATACAAAAAATCCTGTGTTTCAATCTAAAAACCTTTGGGTAAGTAACAATCAGCTATACTATTTTAGAGCATTTAATCCTGCTTTTGTTTTCAAGAGTAAACAAAGAATACCATCCATTGAAGATCCTAAATATGCACCCAAGGCCGGAGACCTAATCATAACCACTAACAAAAACCTAAATAAATTGGAAGAAAAAGGCATCAAAGCTTCCAAAATATTTGAAGGAACAGATCTCTTTGAGGGCTCAGTCACAGTTATTATGCGTGTCTACGAGGAAGAACTATCCATACGGCAATAG
- a CDS encoding tetratricopeptide repeat protein, with product MTGCIGNYKTGEQLYNSGDYEKAIAEFNKVLFVSITDLKSLHLRARSYEELGELKKAEADYRKILALDPEYAYAYTGIAKLAWDKGRFVEAENNLLKAAMLAPEDYDVLLFLSRAMIKNGRHKSAVEFLDLAIKLKPEEASPHYYKGIAQAQGGDGLGLIVSLNEYINLEPNNISAYYNRGFGLMTFGHYSWAIEDFDKVLELAPKHYDALARRAICMMKKNPRQACFDLETAAMNGNEFAKQHLVDCTAYN from the coding sequence TTGACCGGTTGTATTGGTAATTATAAAACCGGAGAACAGCTGTATAACAGTGGTGACTATGAAAAGGCTATCGCCGAATTCAATAAGGTACTCTTTGTAAGCATTACAGACCTCAAATCCCTACACCTTAGAGCACGTTCTTATGAAGAGTTAGGAGAATTGAAAAAAGCAGAAGCTGACTACAGAAAAATTTTAGCCTTAGATCCGGAATATGCTTATGCATACACCGGAATCGCAAAACTCGCTTGGGATAAGGGGCGTTTTGTAGAAGCAGAAAACAACCTATTAAAGGCCGCCATGCTCGCCCCTGAAGACTATGATGTTTTGCTATTTTTATCAAGGGCCATGATAAAGAACGGTCGCCATAAAAGTGCTGTTGAATTCTTGGATTTGGCCATCAAACTGAAACCCGAGGAAGCCAGCCCACACTACTATAAAGGTATTGCCCAAGCACAGGGAGGAGACGGACTAGGACTAATCGTTTCTCTTAACGAATACATCAACCTAGAACCCAACAATATCAGTGCCTATTATAATCGAGGTTTTGGTTTAATGACATTTGGTCATTATTCCTGGGCCATTGAAGATTTCGACAAGGTATTAGAACTAGCTCCAAAACATTATGATGCCTTGGCAAGAAGGGCGATCTGTATGATGAAAAAAAATCCTAGACAAGCCTGTTTTGATTTAGAAACTGCTGCCATGAATGGAAATGAATTTGCTAAACAGCACCTAGTGGATTGCACAGCTTACAATTGA
- a CDS encoding cold-shock protein: protein MQEGIVKFFNTEKGYGFITSKESGKDIFVHNSGLIHEIMENDEVSFDTQEGKKGLNAVNVERID, encoded by the coding sequence ATGCAAGAAGGAATAGTAAAATTTTTCAATACAGAAAAAGGGTATGGATTCATCACCTCAAAAGAATCCGGCAAAGATATCTTTGTACACAATAGTGGTTTGATCCATGAAATCATGGAAAACGACGAAGTATCATTTGATACTCAAGAAGGAAAAAAAGGACTTAATGCGGTCAATGTAGAGCGCATAGATTAA
- a CDS encoding cold-shock protein, producing MQEGTVKFFNEEKGYGFITPSDSGKDIFVHNSGLIDEIRENDKVSYEEEQGRKGLNAVNVEVIG from the coding sequence ATGCAAGAAGGAACAGTTAAATTTTTCAACGAAGAAAAGGGATACGGATTTATTACTCCTAGTGATTCAGGTAAAGACATTTTCGTACACAACAGTGGCTTGATCGATGAGATCAGAGAAAATGACAAAGTATCTTACGAAGAAGAGCAAGGTCGTAAAGGTCTTAACGCAGTTAACGTTGAAGTAATCGGTTAA